A genomic region of Anaerolineae bacterium contains the following coding sequences:
- the pheA gene encoding prephenate dehydratase, with protein MPRVAFQGEHGAYSEEAVRQHFGPDVEPIPQPSFGDIIAAVQGGRADRGMLPIENAVAGSVIAAYDLLLESDLKIEAEVFLRVRHCLLAPRGTRMEQIRVVRSHPQALAQCERYLAARGWEPQPAYDTAGAAKDLAANPEPGVAAIASRLAAEIYNLEVLDVGIEDYPFNYTRFFVLGPSTPEPTERSKTSLVLALPHRPGALYECLGEFATRGINLTKLESRPRRNRPWEYVFYLDFEGHAADPACREALLGLLQRATFVKVLGSYPAASMPDV; from the coding sequence ATGCCCAGGGTAGCATTCCAGGGGGAACACGGAGCCTACTCCGAGGAGGCCGTCCGCCAGCACTTCGGTCCGGACGTCGAGCCCATCCCTCAGCCTTCCTTCGGCGACATCATCGCCGCCGTCCAGGGCGGGCGGGCCGACCGAGGCATGCTGCCCATCGAGAACGCTGTGGCCGGCTCGGTCATAGCCGCCTACGATCTCCTTCTCGAGAGTGATCTCAAGATCGAGGCGGAGGTATTCCTGCGCGTGCGCCACTGCCTGCTGGCCCCTCGCGGCACTCGGATGGAGCAGATCCGAGTGGTGCGCTCGCACCCCCAAGCTCTGGCCCAGTGCGAACGCTATCTGGCGGCCCGAGGCTGGGAGCCCCAGCCAGCCTACGACACCGCTGGCGCGGCCAAGGACCTGGCTGCTAACCCCGAGCCGGGCGTCGCCGCCATCGCCAGCCGCCTGGCGGCGGAGATCTACAACCTTGAGGTCTTGGACGTAGGCATCGAGGACTACCCCTTCAACTACACCCGGTTCTTCGTTCTGGGCCCCTCTACCCCGGAGCCCACCGAACGTAGCAAGACCTCCCTGGTGCTGGCCCTGCCCCATCGCCCCGGCGCCCTCTACGAATGCCTGGGCGAGTTCGCTACTCGTGGCATCAACCTTACCAAGCTGGAGTCGAGGCCCAGGCGTAACCGGCCGTGGGAGTACGTGTTCTACCTGGACTTCGAAGGCCACGCTGCCGACCCGGCGTGCCGAGAGGCCTTGCTTGGCCTTCTGCAACGAGCCACCTTCGTCAAGGTCCTGGGCTCGTACCCGGCAGCGAGCATGCCCGACGTCTGA
- a CDS encoding isocitrate/isopropylmalate dehydrogenase family protein, which yields MHRVTLIPGDGTGPELVSAARLVLEATGVAFEWEVEEAGLPVYEDEGTPLPDRVLDSIRRTRVALKGPITTPVGGGFRSVNVSLRQALDLYANLRPAKSYPGVRSRYQGIDLVIVRENTEDLYAGIEHDVIPGVAAESIKVITRPASERIVRFAFDYARRHGRRCVTAVHKANIMKHTDGLFLAVAREVAADYPDLEFNDRIVDNMCMQLVQRPEEYDVLVLPNLYGDIVSDLASGLVGGLGVAPGANIGQDIAVFEPVHGSAPKYAGQDKVNPTATILSGMMMLRHLGEEAAATAVEQAVADVIAAGEYVTYDLKPSRDDPTAVGTRRMAEAIAERVRQILAAPQSRMARQ from the coding sequence CTGCATCGAGTGACCCTGATACCGGGGGACGGGACCGGCCCCGAACTGGTGAGTGCCGCTCGACTGGTCCTGGAGGCCACCGGGGTCGCCTTCGAGTGGGAGGTGGAGGAGGCCGGGTTGCCCGTGTACGAAGACGAGGGCACGCCTCTGCCGGACAGGGTCCTGGATTCAATTCGCCGCACCCGAGTCGCCCTCAAGGGGCCCATCACCACCCCGGTAGGAGGCGGCTTCCGCAGCGTCAACGTCAGCCTGCGCCAAGCCCTAGACCTGTACGCCAACCTTCGGCCCGCCAAGAGCTATCCCGGCGTGCGTTCCCGCTATCAGGGGATAGACCTGGTGATAGTGAGGGAGAACACCGAGGACCTCTACGCTGGCATCGAGCACGATGTCATACCGGGCGTGGCTGCCGAGTCCATCAAGGTCATCACCCGGCCCGCCTCCGAGAGGATCGTGCGGTTCGCTTTCGACTACGCCCGGCGGCACGGACGCCGCTGTGTGACAGCCGTGCACAAGGCCAACATCATGAAGCACACCGACGGGCTCTTCCTGGCCGTGGCCCGCGAGGTGGCAGCCGACTACCCCGACCTCGAGTTCAACGATCGCATCGTGGACAACATGTGCATGCAGCTGGTCCAGCGGCCGGAGGAGTACGACGTCCTCGTCCTGCCCAATCTGTACGGAGACATCGTGAGCGACCTGGCCTCGGGCCTGGTGGGCGGGTTGGGAGTGGCGCCTGGCGCCAACATCGGCCAGGACATCGCCGTATTCGAGCCCGTACACGGCTCCGCTCCCAAGTATGCCGGCCAGGACAAGGTCAACCCCACCGCCACCATCCTCAGCGGCATGATGATGCTGCGCCATCTGGGCGAGGAGGCTGCTGCGACAGCGGTGGAGCAGGCGGTGGCGGACGTAATCGCCGCCGGGGAGTACGTAACCTACGACCTCAAACCCAGCCGGGACGACCCTACAGCGGTGGGAACGCGGCGCATGGCAGAAGCCATCGCCGAACGAGTGCGGCAGATCCTGGCAGCGCCGCAATCCCGCATGGCAAGGCAGTAG
- the lpdA gene encoding dihydrolipoyl dehydrogenase: MPGDTLYDLVVLGGGPGGYSCALRAAQRGLRVALVEKDRIGGVCLNRGCIPTKVALQAAAFMRGPAAAAPFGVSLGPAKLNLPALRQHQAKVVRWLTSGVEALLYQRGVEVFPGDARLAPDGVVGIRGQEGHRTVRGSIRVIATGSRERQLPQLPIDGARVLGSTEALALEELPGAIAVVGAGAVGTEFASMFADFGSEVTLIEALPHILPLEDRECAEVVAQSLASRGVRILTDAPVRAVGQSGGRVLLECQAQGQAVRVTADKVLVAVGRVPNTDDIGLEELGVRRVRGFIEVDADLRTSVPDLYAIGDCVPTLALAHVAAAEGKHVADLIAGGRPRRLDQETMPRATYAHPEIASVGLTQEQAESQGLDVAVTRYPLRANGKAAIYGEIEGMVKIVAEEDTHVVRGVHIVGPSASELIAEAALAMRLEATAAEIAATVHAHPTVSEAVLEGAESLLGVATHAG; the protein is encoded by the coding sequence ATGCCGGGAGACACGCTGTATGACCTGGTGGTCCTAGGGGGAGGCCCCGGGGGATACTCCTGCGCCCTGCGTGCTGCTCAACGCGGCCTCCGGGTGGCCTTGGTGGAGAAGGATCGGATCGGCGGGGTCTGCCTCAATCGAGGCTGCATTCCTACCAAGGTAGCCCTTCAGGCGGCCGCCTTCATGCGTGGTCCTGCTGCTGCCGCGCCCTTCGGCGTCTCCCTGGGCCCGGCGAAGCTGAACCTCCCTGCCCTAAGGCAGCACCAGGCCAAAGTGGTGCGTTGGCTTACCTCCGGCGTGGAGGCCTTGCTCTACCAACGTGGGGTCGAAGTCTTCCCGGGAGACGCACGTCTGGCGCCGGACGGCGTGGTGGGCATTCGGGGCCAGGAGGGGCACAGGACCGTCCGGGGCTCCATTCGTGTCATCGCCACCGGCTCGCGCGAGCGCCAACTTCCTCAGCTTCCCATAGACGGAGCGCGCGTGCTTGGCAGCACCGAAGCTCTCGCCCTGGAGGAGCTCCCCGGCGCCATCGCGGTGGTGGGTGCCGGCGCCGTGGGCACCGAGTTCGCTTCCATGTTTGCCGACTTCGGCTCCGAGGTGACGCTCATCGAGGCGCTTCCTCACATCCTCCCCCTGGAGGACCGCGAGTGCGCCGAGGTGGTGGCCCAATCGCTTGCCAGCCGCGGGGTGCGCATCCTGACCGACGCTCCCGTCCGTGCCGTAGGGCAGTCCGGCGGTCGCGTCCTACTAGAGTGCCAAGCCCAGGGGCAGGCGGTTCGAGTCACCGCGGACAAGGTCCTAGTCGCCGTGGGACGGGTCCCCAACACCGACGACATCGGCCTGGAGGAACTGGGGGTGCGACGCGTCCGGGGGTTCATAGAGGTGGACGCCGACCTGCGCACCTCGGTGCCCGACCTGTACGCCATCGGGGACTGCGTTCCGACGCTCGCCCTGGCTCATGTCGCCGCGGCTGAGGGCAAGCACGTGGCTGACCTCATCGCGGGAGGCCGGCCCCGGCGGCTGGATCAGGAGACCATGCCCCGTGCGACGTACGCCCATCCCGAGATAGCCAGCGTGGGCCTAACCCAGGAGCAGGCAGAGAGTCAGGGTCTGGACGTGGCCGTCACTCGCTACCCTCTGCGGGCCAACGGTAAGGCTGCCATCTACGGCGAGATCGAGGGTATGGTGAAGATCGTCGCCGAGGAGGACACCCACGTGGTTCGAGGGGTGCACATCGTGGGCCCCTCGGCCTCCGAGCTGATCGCGGAGGCTGCCCTGGCCATGCGGTTGGAGGCCACTGCCGCCGAGATAGCCGCCACCGTCCATGCCCATCCTACAGTGTCGGAGGCGGTCCTGGAGGGTGCCGAGTCCCTCCTCGGAGTGGCCACCCACGCTGGATGA
- the glmU gene encoding bifunctional UDP-N-acetylglucosamine diphosphorylase/glucosamine-1-phosphate N-acetyltransferase GlmU, translating into MELSVLILAAGKSTRFRSRTSKVLHPLAGRPMILYSVDAAQTFSPYPPTLVVGDNELQLRALLGDRVRYVRQDQPLGTGHAVLQAREALQGEGDAVLVSFGDMPLLRRETLEAVVDRYRQLRPTISMLTVVSEDSMAYGRVIRDASGGVVAVVEEAVASPEQLAIKELNCSVYCFDAAWLWDNLPFLQPSPKGELYLTDMVGMAVAQGRRVEPVVTYDADEVLGPNNRVQLAQAERVLRRRINEELMLSGVTLLDPNTTYVDHGVKVGQDTTIWPNTFLSGQTTVGEDCHIGPNTFVRDCHIADRCTVRASFVEGARIAEDCSIGPFARIRPGTTLDSGVHMGSFGEVKGSHLGQRVHMGHFSYVGDAEVGAEANIGAGAVTCNYDGETKHRTRIGERAFVGSGSMLVAPLEIGPGAVIGAGSVVTHDVPAGALVYGVPARPRRG; encoded by the coding sequence ATGGAGCTTTCGGTACTCATCCTCGCCGCCGGCAAGAGCACCCGCTTCCGCTCCCGTACCTCCAAGGTGCTCCACCCCCTGGCGGGCCGGCCCATGATCCTGTACAGCGTGGACGCCGCCCAGACCTTCTCCCCCTACCCACCCACCCTCGTCGTGGGCGACAACGAGCTCCAGCTGCGCGCCCTCCTGGGCGACCGGGTGCGCTATGTGCGTCAGGACCAGCCGTTAGGCACCGGCCACGCCGTCCTCCAGGCAAGGGAAGCTCTCCAGGGCGAGGGCGATGCCGTGCTCGTGAGCTTCGGCGACATGCCTCTCCTGCGCCGAGAGACGCTCGAGGCAGTGGTGGACCGCTACCGGCAGCTGCGCCCCACCATCTCCATGCTCACCGTAGTGTCCGAGGATTCCATGGCCTACGGCCGCGTGATACGCGACGCCTCCGGCGGTGTGGTGGCAGTGGTGGAGGAGGCGGTAGCTTCCCCCGAGCAGCTGGCCATCAAGGAACTCAATTGCAGCGTCTACTGCTTCGACGCTGCCTGGCTGTGGGACAACCTCCCCTTCCTGCAGCCCAGCCCCAAGGGGGAGCTCTACCTGACCGATATGGTGGGCATGGCCGTCGCCCAGGGCCGGCGGGTAGAACCCGTGGTCACCTACGACGCAGATGAGGTCCTCGGGCCCAATAACCGGGTGCAACTGGCCCAGGCAGAACGCGTGCTGCGACGGCGCATCAATGAGGAGCTAATGCTCTCGGGCGTGACTCTGTTGGATCCGAACACCACCTACGTGGACCACGGAGTGAAGGTGGGGCAGGACACCACCATATGGCCCAACACCTTCCTCAGCGGCCAGACCACTGTGGGCGAGGACTGCCACATCGGCCCCAACACGTTCGTGCGAGACTGCCACATCGCCGACCGCTGCACCGTGCGGGCTTCGTTCGTCGAGGGAGCTCGAATCGCCGAGGACTGCTCCATCGGACCTTTCGCCCGCATCAGGCCGGGAACCACCCTCGACTCAGGGGTGCACATGGGGTCGTTCGGAGAAGTCAAAGGCTCCCACCTGGGCCAGCGGGTGCACATGGGGCACTTCTCCTATGTGGGAGATGCCGAGGTAGGGGCGGAGGCCAACATAGGCGCTGGCGCGGTGACCTGCAACTACGACGGAGAGACCAAACACCGGACCCGGATCGGGGAGCGCGCCTTCGTGGGCAGCGGCAGTATGTTGGTGGCACCGCTGGAGATCGGGCCGGGCGCAGTCATTGGAGCCGGCTCCGTGGTCACCCACGACGTCCCGGCGGGAGCGCTCGTCTATGGCGTGCCGGCCCGGCCGCGGCGGGGTTAG
- a CDS encoding MerR family transcriptional regulator — MAYLSAEELCRRSGLSPDDLERLQEAGLLRPDRPGGRYRPKLASWATKLAYLLGEGWSLREIGAWARGRWQTPDPRQWPPERERWR, encoded by the coding sequence ATGGCCTACCTGAGCGCTGAGGAGCTGTGCCGGAGGTCCGGCCTCTCCCCGGACGACCTGGAGCGGCTGCAGGAGGCGGGGCTGTTGCGCCCCGACCGCCCCGGAGGCCGCTACCGCCCCAAGCTGGCGAGCTGGGCCACCAAGCTGGCCTACCTGCTGGGCGAGGGGTGGAGCCTGAGAGAAATCGGAGCCTGGGCCCGGGGGCGGTGGCAGACTCCCGACCCCCGGCAGTGGCCCCCGGAGCGAGAGCGGTGGCGGTGA
- a CDS encoding MarR family transcriptional regulator has protein sequence MTDLLQAILPHLNRGDCPDDKWPDSKGDYWPLSPLRADRSSGSFSVGPKGYVDFATGDKGSLRQLAEKLAPVSSVAVLQCCTGGKNTPPPPLTLEAYAEAKALPVPFLEVLGVGTVHLKGRPALSVPYYDADGTETAARLRLSLTGKDRFRWRKGSKTMPYGLWRLDNARQAGYVVLVEGESDTQTLWYHDVPALGLPGASTWKAEWATYLEGLTVYVWQEPDDGGHRFAAKVGQSLPDARIITAPDGRKDISECHLLGEDVPALMQRLMAEARPYREIAAKQVSQEAAAAKARAGQLLTQPDILGAFAEHCRRAGLVGEERNAKLLYLVLTTRLLDRPVSAVVKGPSAGGKSFAVQTVLDAFPDSAYYALSSMSERALAYSQEPLSHRMLVLYEAAGMASDFGSYLLRTLLSEGRIRYETVEKTSEGLVPRLIERAGPTGAILTTTWASLHPENETRLLSLTVKDTTEQTAAVLATLADRANGKGPADSDLTPWHALQTWLELAGCRDVTIPYALDLASLCNPAAVRLRRDFGALLNLIKAHAILHQTQRERDAQGRIVATLADYAAVYELVADLVSEGVQATVSPTVRETVEAVVELSHGGEDPVSVGRLADLLGLDKSTVSRRVRVATELGYLVNLEDRRGKPARLLPGEDLPEEKPILPTPQTLAAVVAGGEGGVLSPPTTVQHCNTATDAAPFTPSAEWQDLPDGYVCPPGVEWRVNLTTGKNQARWPDMAARAEHQAAEQSEPVTQLEAPSGRTCLDCGRPVPWPRTYCNACREAALAAEEPL, from the coding sequence GTGACTGACCTACTGCAAGCCATCCTGCCCCACCTGAACCGTGGCGACTGTCCCGACGACAAGTGGCCAGACAGCAAAGGCGACTATTGGCCCCTGTCGCCGCTCCGAGCGGACCGTAGCAGCGGCAGCTTCTCTGTCGGACCGAAGGGCTACGTTGACTTCGCCACAGGGGACAAAGGCAGCCTTCGGCAGCTTGCCGAGAAGTTAGCGCCCGTAAGTAGCGTTGCAGTGTTGCAGTGTTGCACGGGGGGTAAGAACACCCCCCCTCCCCCCCTCACTCTGGAAGCTTACGCCGAGGCCAAGGCCCTGCCGGTGCCCTTCCTGGAGGTCCTAGGGGTGGGGACGGTGCACCTCAAGGGCCGTCCAGCCCTGAGCGTTCCCTACTATGACGCCGATGGTACCGAGACGGCGGCCCGGCTGCGGCTGAGCCTGACCGGCAAGGACCGCTTCCGTTGGCGCAAGGGCTCCAAGACCATGCCCTATGGCCTCTGGCGGCTGGACAATGCCCGCCAGGCCGGCTATGTGGTCCTGGTGGAGGGGGAGTCCGACACCCAAACGCTCTGGTACCATGACGTCCCCGCCCTGGGCCTCCCCGGCGCCAGTACCTGGAAAGCGGAGTGGGCCACCTACCTAGAAGGGCTGACCGTCTACGTGTGGCAGGAGCCGGACGACGGTGGGCACAGGTTTGCCGCCAAGGTGGGCCAGTCGCTCCCCGACGCCCGCATCATCACGGCGCCGGATGGCCGTAAGGATATCAGCGAGTGTCACCTACTGGGCGAGGACGTGCCGGCGCTGATGCAGCGCCTCATGGCAGAGGCCAGGCCATATCGGGAGATAGCCGCCAAGCAGGTGAGCCAGGAAGCAGCAGCAGCCAAGGCCAGGGCGGGGCAACTGCTGACCCAGCCCGACATCCTGGGTGCCTTCGCCGAGCACTGCCGCCGGGCCGGCCTGGTGGGAGAGGAGCGCAACGCCAAGCTGCTGTACCTGGTGCTGACCACCCGGCTGCTAGACAGGCCGGTGAGCGCCGTAGTGAAGGGCCCCAGCGCCGGCGGCAAGTCCTTCGCCGTCCAGACGGTCCTGGATGCCTTTCCGGATTCGGCGTACTACGCCCTGTCCAGCATGTCCGAGAGGGCTCTGGCCTACAGCCAGGAGCCCCTGTCGCATCGCATGCTGGTACTCTATGAGGCAGCGGGCATGGCCAGCGACTTCGGCAGCTACCTGCTCAGGACGCTCCTCTCCGAGGGGCGCATCCGCTACGAGACTGTAGAGAAGACTTCTGAGGGCCTGGTGCCCCGGCTTATCGAGCGGGCCGGGCCCACCGGCGCCATCCTCACCACCACCTGGGCCAGTCTGCACCCGGAGAATGAGACCCGGTTGCTATCCCTCACTGTCAAGGACACCACCGAGCAGACCGCTGCCGTCCTGGCCACGCTGGCCGACCGGGCCAACGGCAAAGGGCCGGCGGACTCGGACCTGACGCCCTGGCACGCTCTGCAAACCTGGCTGGAGCTGGCCGGTTGCCGGGATGTGACCATCCCCTACGCCCTCGACCTGGCGTCCCTGTGCAACCCTGCCGCCGTGCGGCTGCGGCGGGACTTCGGCGCCCTGCTGAACCTCATCAAGGCCCATGCCATCCTGCACCAGACCCAGCGGGAGCGGGACGCTCAGGGGCGCATCGTCGCCACTCTGGCCGACTACGCCGCCGTGTATGAGCTGGTGGCGGACCTGGTGAGCGAAGGGGTGCAGGCTACGGTGAGCCCCACGGTGCGGGAGACTGTCGAGGCGGTGGTGGAGCTAAGCCACGGCGGCGAGGACCCCGTGAGCGTTGGCCGCCTAGCCGACCTTCTGGGCCTGGATAAGAGCACTGTCAGCCGCCGGGTGCGGGTGGCTACTGAGCTCGGCTACCTCGTGAACCTGGAGGACCGACGGGGCAAACCCGCTCGGCTGCTGCCGGGCGAGGACCTCCCCGAAGAGAAGCCTATTCTTCCGACTCCGCAGACTCTAGCCGCCGTCGTCGCAGGGGGGGAGGGGGGTGTTCTATCCCCCCCAACAACCGTGCAACACTGCAACACTGCAACCGACGCTGCCCCCTTCACCCCCTCCGCCGAGTGGCAGGACCTGCCCGATGGATACGTTTGCCCGCCCGGTGTGGAGTGGCGAGTCAACCTGACCACGGGGAAGAATCAAGCGCGCTGGCCGGACATGGCCGCCAGGGCGGAACACCAGGCAGCGGAACAGAGTGAGCCAGTGACCCAGCTTGAGGCGCCCTCTGGGCGGACCTGTCTGGACTGCGGCAGACCGGTGCCGTGGCCCCGTACGTACTGCAATGCATGCCGGGAGGCAGCCCTGGCAGCTGAGGAGCCACTATGA
- a CDS encoding site-specific integrase, which yields MARRSPGEGSIYQRTDGRWVASLSLEGRRRTVYGATRKEAAEKLAALKRQAGAGTLPAPGRRTVADLVAAWLGAVSPQLKPRTLHDYRQEMELHVLPALGRVRLSQVSPDRIQSLYAAVQGRGHHRLAQRLHCRLHRMFRLAVVWGWMADNPCDKVLRPQYQAPRQDVWSPEELGTFLAGTAGHWLQPLWVVLLTSGCRLGEALALEWTDVQGSVVSITKAGQHIRGEWVVTTPKTKAGSRTISLPPEGVAALRRQRALQAERRLRAGPHWHDSGLVFTGEAGQPLQGSTVARALQRACEAVGVPKLTPHGLRHLHASLLLSQGLPLPEVSRRLGHAHSGITAQVYSHALASDDSAATRAIERALSGSR from the coding sequence ATGGCACGCAGAAGCCCCGGCGAAGGCAGTATCTACCAACGAACAGACGGACGATGGGTGGCCTCCCTCAGCCTGGAGGGCAGGCGACGCACCGTCTACGGCGCTACCCGCAAAGAGGCGGCGGAGAAGCTGGCCGCCCTCAAGCGACAGGCCGGCGCCGGCACTCTGCCCGCTCCGGGGCGGCGCACCGTGGCCGACCTGGTGGCGGCCTGGCTGGGGGCGGTCAGTCCCCAGCTCAAGCCCCGCACCCTGCACGACTACCGCCAGGAGATGGAGCTGCACGTCCTGCCCGCCCTGGGCCGGGTGCGGCTCTCCCAGGTCAGCCCCGACCGCATCCAGTCCCTCTATGCCGCCGTCCAAGGGCGGGGACACCACCGCCTGGCCCAGCGCCTCCACTGCCGGCTGCACCGGATGTTCCGGCTGGCAGTGGTCTGGGGCTGGATGGCGGACAACCCTTGCGACAAGGTGTTGCGCCCCCAGTATCAGGCTCCCCGGCAGGACGTGTGGAGCCCGGAGGAGCTGGGTACCTTCCTGGCCGGCACGGCAGGCCATTGGTTGCAACCCCTATGGGTGGTGCTCCTCACGTCCGGCTGTCGGCTGGGGGAGGCGCTGGCTCTGGAGTGGACGGACGTGCAGGGCAGTGTGGTGAGCATCACCAAGGCCGGCCAGCACATCCGGGGGGAGTGGGTAGTGACGACGCCCAAGACGAAAGCGGGGAGCCGCACCATCTCATTGCCACCGGAGGGAGTGGCGGCCTTGCGGCGCCAGAGAGCTCTGCAGGCAGAACGGCGGCTACGGGCCGGCCCCCACTGGCATGACTCCGGGCTGGTGTTCACCGGGGAGGCAGGACAGCCCCTCCAGGGGAGCACCGTGGCCCGTGCCCTCCAGAGGGCCTGTGAGGCCGTCGGGGTGCCGAAACTGACTCCTCATGGCCTGAGACACCTGCACGCCAGCCTACTCCTCAGCCAGGGACTGCCCTTGCCCGAAGTGTCCCGGCGCCTGGGCCACGCTCACAGCGGCATCACGGCCCAGGTGTATTCCCACGCCCTGGCCAGCGACGACAGTGCCGCTACCAGGGCCATAGAGCGGGCTCTGTCGGGGAGCCGGTAG
- a CDS encoding J domain-containing protein, protein MEYKDYYKILGVSRDASDDDIRKAYRRLARKHHPDVNPNDKEAANRFKEINEAYHVLSDPEKRRKYDQLGSSWEQWQRSGANAGGFDWSQWFGGAQAGPAAGQRVYTTDFGTEDLGGFGFSDFFEALFGSMGGAPGTRTRQRSWTQVPRRGQDVEHEVEINLEEAYRGTTRVIAINGKRLEASIPPGVRTGSRVRLRGQGGPGSAGGPSGDLYLRVKVREHPRFERKGDDLYTEVPVDLYTCILGGTVSFRGLSGDLRLSIPPGTQNGRTFRLRGQGMPNLHHPEQRGDLYAKVRVVLPTGLTEEELELFRQLAGRQTIEKAR, encoded by the coding sequence ATGGAATACAAGGACTACTACAAGATACTGGGAGTGAGCCGGGACGCCAGCGACGATGACATTCGCAAGGCCTATCGCCGGCTGGCGCGCAAGCATCACCCGGACGTGAACCCCAATGACAAGGAAGCGGCCAACCGCTTCAAAGAGATCAACGAGGCCTATCACGTCCTTTCCGATCCCGAGAAGCGGCGCAAGTACGACCAGCTGGGTAGCAGCTGGGAGCAGTGGCAGCGGAGTGGTGCCAATGCCGGCGGGTTCGACTGGAGCCAGTGGTTCGGTGGCGCCCAGGCCGGCCCTGCCGCCGGTCAGAGGGTGTACACCACTGACTTCGGCACTGAGGACCTGGGTGGTTTCGGATTCTCCGACTTCTTCGAGGCGTTATTCGGCTCCATGGGGGGTGCCCCAGGCACTCGCACTCGCCAGCGTTCCTGGACGCAGGTGCCCCGCAGGGGACAAGACGTAGAGCACGAGGTGGAGATCAACCTCGAGGAGGCCTACCGCGGCACCACGCGGGTCATCGCCATAAACGGCAAGCGACTGGAGGCCAGCATCCCTCCTGGGGTGCGTACCGGGTCGCGCGTGCGGCTACGGGGGCAGGGCGGCCCAGGTTCCGCAGGAGGACCATCCGGCGACCTGTATCTGCGAGTGAAGGTGCGGGAGCACCCTCGCTTCGAGCGCAAGGGAGACGACCTCTACACCGAGGTGCCGGTGGACCTATACACCTGCATCCTGGGAGGCACCGTCAGTTTCCGCGGGCTGAGCGGCGACCTCAGGCTGAGCATCCCTCCCGGAACCCAGAACGGGCGCACCTTCCGCCTGCGGGGCCAGGGCATGCCGAACCTGCACCATCCGGAGCAGCGGGGCGATCTGTACGCCAAAGTCCGAGTCGTCCTCCCCACCGGATTGACCGAAGAGGAGCTGGAGCTATTCCGGCAGCTGGCTGGCCGACAGACGATCGAGAAAGCCCGATAG
- a CDS encoding MerR family transcriptional regulator, with amino-acid sequence MVSLHPQTLRHYEGLGLVTPRRTRGNRRLYSERDLERLRLICRLTGELGVNLAGVEVILNMTEQIQEMREESARREQELLQEIEYLRRLVAAEGRVRVLSSRPALPGGMES; translated from the coding sequence ATGGTTAGCCTGCACCCCCAGACCCTGCGCCACTACGAGGGGCTAGGGTTGGTTACCCCCCGGCGCACGCGCGGGAATCGCCGCCTCTATTCCGAACGAGACCTGGAGCGGCTTAGACTCATATGCCGCTTGACCGGAGAGCTCGGGGTGAACCTGGCAGGAGTCGAGGTGATCCTGAACATGACGGAGCAGATACAAGAGATGCGAGAGGAGAGCGCGCGGCGGGAACAGGAGCTGCTGCAAGAGATCGAGTACCTGCGCCGGTTGGTCGCGGCCGAGGGACGCGTACGAGTGCTTTCGAGCCGGCCGGCGCTGCCCGGGGGGATGGAAAGCTGA